CAGAGTGGTACAACCTACGGGCGTTAGCGGAGGTACGAGGACGAATCCAACTTGTCAAGGAAAAGGGGGGGAGAGGCGCAGCCTAATAGttacggggggggggggtggttcGCGCATCCCGcttccacccccccccccaccgtGATGTTCCACGTGTCTCTTTGATTGTGGGGGGGGACAGGCCCCGCGCTGTGAGCGTGACAAGCTGTCTCCCCGCGGGGCACCCCCCTTCGCCGCCCCCCCCCCTCACGCGCCACGTGTGGTACGCGCCTCCCCCATAACCCtccgcgcggcgcgcgccgccCTCCTCTATCCCGGCGGCGGCCAAAGGGAGCGGAGGGGCTGTAAGGGGATCAACGCTGCTGGTGAGTCCTGGTTTCCAGCCCCTTGCAGCCCCCAGGAATCCTTATGCCCCCAGTTAGGGTCCTTTATCCCTCTCCCTGAGCCTCGGTAATGAGGGTTTCGGGGGTCTCCGGAGCGTCCTTTATTCCTCTAGGGCAGGAGGTGGGGGGGCCCCCCTCTTGATATATGGGGGGAAAGGGGCTTAGGGGGCCCTTGAGGGTGTGTTGGGTTCCTTTATAATTTCAGAGTCCCCAAGAAGGTGATTGTGGTCACCCCTTTTATTCTCTTTAGGACGCTTTTCCTGCGGAAAGAGGGATTTGGGGCTCTCCTCATAGGGAATGAGGCTCCTTCCCTCACAGTGGTGGGAAGAGGGGAGTGTTGGGGGGTCCTTCCTTTTATGTgggggtctctgtccctgttAAAGCCTCAGAAAAGGGAGTTTGGGGCGGTTCTCCCATTGTCTTTAGGGTCCATTTCATTCCTCCAGAGTCCTGAGGgagaggatttggggtgctcTTGGTTTTTGGGATAACTTTTCCATGCCTAGAATCCTAGGGAATACTGGGGTGACACACCCCCCCCCCACTTTCCCCATGTTttcagtcccttttcccttagTAGGTCTGAAAAGGGGGTCATGGGAGTCCCTAAGAGTCCTGAAggaaaggatttgggggtgcccTTGTTTCTTGGGATTACTTTCCCCACTTAAAATCCCGGGGAACATTGTGGTGACACTCCCCAGTGCCAATGTTTTAGGTTCCTTTTCCCTTAAAAGTTTTGGGAAGGGGCGTGTGGAAGCCCCCTCCACATTCCCTGTGGGGTCTCTCCTCCCCTCACACCCCAAAAAGAGGATGTGGGAGATCCCTTTCCCCTTGCCAGGCAGAGGGAAGGGGGGATTTTAGGATTCTCCATGTCTTTGTGGTCGTTTTCCTTCCCCAGGATTTAGGAACTCTCTGTTACAGATGAGGGATGGGTGAGCTCATGCTGGGGGTCTCCCTAAACCTTTGTGGCTTTCCACAGATTGTGGGGACATATTCCctatttttttggggggaatattCCTGATGTATTAAAGCCTCACCTCTTCAAGTCTGGATTGGAGGTGGTGGGGAAAGGGATCAATGTTATTCCTGCCTGGCTAAGGAAGGGAATTTAGGGATCCCACacttccccagctgctccaggtgcctCAGGGTTCTGCTCCTCCCCCGTTCCTGAGAATTTTTTTGTCCAGTCACTTGCTTCAAAGGGAAAccggagctgctgctgtgtcctggcagggagcagctgatCCATCCCATATGCCAACCCCCTTGGCTGCCTTTCCAAACTTATCCCGGAGCTGGAAAACCTGGAAAATCAACTCTAGGTGCACCTGGGCTCTGCTTATCTCACCTGCCCCTCTTTCTTCGTGCTGTTCCCAAATTTCTGTCACCTTGGTGGGGTTTGTCCTCTCCGTGTTTTTTTGATCTTGATGCTCAGGAGGAAGGGATCCATTTCCAAACTATTTTGGGAACGGGCAGAGCCTGCTGTTGTGCTCCATGGGGTTTTTGAAGGATTACATCCCCGACTAAATTTGCTGAGGCTGCCGCATTGGCGTTCCCAGAAATCCCGTATGGATTTGTTCTGTCACATCCAGGCCACTGATGATTTGGAATTGATTGGGATCCTGAAAATCAGGATCCTTAGGGATGAGAAATCCCCTTTTCTGAGCTCTTCTGCTGtaattctttcctctccttttccaggTGTGTCCCATTTCTCCCTGACCTTCAGGTAGGATTTTTCCTCACCTGAGCTGCTCATTCccaacttttttccccctatttcTCTTGAAGGTGACACTTTACAAGTCTTTCCCTTCTGCTGATTTCCCATATCCATGACTATCTCATTAGGAATTTTCAGCTTGGAGCAGAAAGTTGTGTTTTTAGGCGATCAAGGAtaggaattgtggggttttCCTGGAATGTGGAGCTTTGTCTCATAGCAAAGGTGATGATAACTTAGGGAAGAGCCAATTTTAGGGAATGAAACCAGCAGAAAAGCTAGttttaaatgaataaaatatcaGATACAAGTGTTagtattttgatttattttgatttccGTGATGGTTCTTGGACTCATCCTGAATTTCTGGGCTGTGACTTTTCCCAGTGGAGAACATTCCCAATGCCACAGCGTGGTTTTTAATCCTAAAACTTTGTGTTTGTGGAGGTAAAAATGGCAATTTTGAGTGGAAAATGTTGAAAGTTGATGGTTTGTGTgattaaaattcctttttcccagGTTCTTCCAGGAAAATTGGTGGACAGAAGagaaatgacttttttttcccattttttccttgcTTAGAAGCTTTATTTCTgtggaaatttggggtttttcaggaCTGAACATAAGGTTTGGCTGCTCATGGCAGCAGAAAGGTGCTTCAGGAATGTTTGGAATCACCCAAAAATTGGGATCCTGAATTCCATCAACACGTGCCAGGATTGGGATGGCAGGTTGGGAATTCTCAGGCTGCTGGGATGGGAAAGTACTTTTGGATAACATCACAGTAATATTCCTtgttattaaaatgaaaataaactcaTTTTCTGTGGTGTTGGTTCACAAACTTCATGGAGTTCTGGGTAGTTCATTAGCTCCAAACTTCATTATATATGGTAATTAATTAACCCATTAATTATATGATttggctgaggagctgctgcatcCACAGAAATTGGAATTTTTCTCTAAATTTgtcctgtgtttttttttaatgctgtcaTAGGAGCAAAAAAAGTAAGTACCTTCTAattgttgtgtgtttttttgggaattctgaaAAATCTGGGAATGTCAGCACCAGTGGGATATTTATTAGACAAATTCCTGCAGGGTTTTCTTGAAAACAATTAATTCTAaagagttttttaaaattaatttcagctcTGACAATGGGAGAGAATATTCTGGGAGTTCCTCATTATAGAATTCCTACTCCATAATTCACCTCATCCATGAGGGCTGCAGTTCCAAGGCTTGGAGCTGCTTAAAAACTGGAGCAAAatcacttaaaaattaaatttaataatgggaaaaatttatttttggatttattttttaaaaagaaattgtagGAATTTTTTGTGCAAAGTCctatacattttttattattttactcaTTATTTACTATAATAAATTTATTGCTATGTAAGGATCCTAAAACTAATTCATTGCtccataaaatgaaaaaaaaatccaaataagccttaattttgaattttttctttaaattcagaATTGAAATCTcaatttttaagcatttttagCTGTATCAAAgtttcccagctcctggggaaaaaaagaaaaatcttcttttGCCATCTCTAATGATTTATCTAACTGGAATCTAATTAATACTTTAAACTCTATCAATTTAAATGTTTAAAGGCAAAactttaatttattaatatataaatTTGAATGAAAATATTCAAGACCCGAAAAAGCGTTTATGTGtaaattttaaattcaaatcaacaattttaatattaaaatctaaattaaaagcaataaattttaaattaaattataatgaaaattgaaaattgAATTGAAATTTAAAGTTAAGCCTTGGACTTGAGGCTTCCAAAAGCTTCCAGGGATTATTGGAATTACAAACTTTTGAGGATATTTCAGCTGTCTGGGAATTTTATTTGGCAGCCTCCCACAGGtcaatatttattaattaattattcaGTTAACCACGAAATTTCCAGGTCCTGGACAAGTTTAATTTGCCAATAACTTGGATTATATCCCAGAATTGAATCCCagtttttcagcagctgccttttAGTATGAAAACCCAATCAGGAGTAAAAAACAACCTCCAAAAACTCAAAAATTGGAGccagttttcccagaattttgCCAAATTGGGAGTAATTAATTACTAATCCACTAACTTGGAATAATATCCTATATTTCCCACAGATTTGAACAAAatcctgtgggttttttttccctgcatgaAAATTTCGAATAATGGGGGGAATTCTTGGCAGGAATATTTTAGGAGGAAGGCGGTTTCAGACACATTAAATTCCTTGGAGTTCAAACTTATCCCAAAAGGGAGAAATAAATGGAATATTCGCACTTTTTCCTGGGAATATTAATGGATAAAAACATCTCCTGCATGCCCTTGCTTTGTTCTGCTGCCACTACATTTGTTGTGCTTATCTCTCCATGCTGCCCATTTTTTCTTGGGAAGATGAGGACACGGAAAAATCCCTGCTCCGTGGACAAAGCTTGGCTGGAAAAGCACCGGAACGACGAAGCTGAGCGGGAAGCGCCGGAACAGGAAGCGCCAGAGGCCGAGGCCATCAACGGGATCTGCCATGAGGATTCCATCGAGGGGGACTTCAAGGGGGACGCAAAAAAAGCCAGGAATGGCAAAAAACAGCGGAAACGGAAGCGCTCCCCTAAATCCAAAGCTCAGGATTCCAAGCTGGAGGCGATCCTGGCGGGAATGTCGTTGGAGCACGTGTGGTTTGACAAGCCCTTGTATGACCGCGCCGAGAACGCCTACAGGATAAAATTAGCCAGTTCCCAGAGTTGGGAATCACCTGAGACTGGAAAAATGGCTCAGGAGTCTCCTGCCATGACCAGGTCGAAATCCAACCAAGATATTCCCAAGGCAAAGGCGCTCCCAGCGTGTTCCCACGGAAACCTGTCCGCCTGTCACCACGTTGTCCAAGGGGTTTGGATCAACAAGTTTGACTTCGATAAGGCCGAGAGGGCATTCATGGAAAAATCCcagtttttccttcctcccaaCATCTTGGCGATCCCATCTGTGCACGTGAATTCCAGGCTAGGAACGCCGGACGAGGGCTATGGCACGGCCTTGCCCACTCCTGCCACGCCGGGCTTGGCTCCCGGCATTCCCAACTCTCCTGTGGCCTCCGTTCCCAGTTTGCCCAGCTCCAACCAGCAGACGGTCAATGGGAAGCCGCAGATTTCCAACTGGGAAGTTCTGGCATCCGAGGTGTGGCTGGAAAAGCCTCTCTACGATGATGCCGAGAAGAATTTTTATGAGAAGATGTTGGACGGGCACCCTTCGGATAAAACCCAGCGGCGGCAACGCGGCTGCCCGGAAGAATCCAAGAACCACAACCCTGGGAAGCAAACGGGAATTGCCTCCACCAACCCTCAGCTTCCCGATATTCCCAAGGAAAATCCCACCCGCTTTTTCCTGCACAAGGACAGCGAATCCGTGTGGCTGAATAAGGTGACCTACGACAGGGCCGAATCCCGATATTTTGCCCTGGAAGTGGCCAGAGCAGCGGAGAAAACAGGGATCCAAGAATCTGCTGCAGGAAAGCCCTCCCATCCAGCTGCTCCGAGCATTCCCACTCAGGAAATGAAGTAGGAGACGTTTCTTTGGGGGTAACAcccatgcaaaaaaaacccaaaaaaaaaaaaaaaaaaaaaaaacccagcgGGGTGAGAATTGAGCCGGAAGGAATTTGCATGTGGAGAAGACTGGGTGGACTTGGAGATGATCCCAATGGGCAGGGAACAGGGGGGAAAATCCTTCAAGGAGTTCCCCTTCTCCTGAGGAATTCTGGTGGATAAAGGCTGTGTTTTTGTGGATCTAGAGGTTGAATGTTTAAAGGCAAGGCTGGGAAGGGAGCTCATTATCCCCCTTTTTGCATGGATACAGCACCATCCTCCTTTCCATCCTATCATTCCATATAAAAATCAGCATCGTAACCAGGATCCTGCTTGAAGAAGGTTTGGAAGTGATTGGAGTACAATTTAGGGAATCACTCTGGTGGGAGCATGTGCTgtagtttggttttttgaggGAATTTATATCCAGTCTGTTAATTTTTGGAATGCCCTTGGATTTTCTCCAAAGACAGAGCTAAGGTAGAGACAGATATTCCTGGAAAAAAGGACTATTGGAGCATCTGTCCTTATTTCTGACACTTCTGATCCATGAATTTTGTTGGGATTTGTTGGAAAGCTTTTAGGATCTTTGTGTCAAGGGATTTAGGGGTCAAATACCTTTCACCTAGTCCTGTTTGGGATAATTTCCTCTTTAGTTGGTCATAATTGGATATTTAGGAAAATCCACATGTCTCTGTAAAAACGTGGGATAAATTTGGCTGTATTTGGGATTTTCTGTGAATGATCCTGGTTGGAATTCCAGCAGGTCCTGGAGATTCGAGTGTGGAAAGTGGTTTTGCTGCAGCTCTTGTGTCTGGTGGCCTTTGGTCTCTTCCAAGTGGGTAGATGAGATAAGGACAGATTTGATTTCAGGAAAATCATCTCTGGCTTCCATGGAAGTGTTTTAGGGAAAactatgggatttgggatgacAAGGAGAGGCTTTGTGAAGCCTGCTCCAGTTGTGGTTTTCTTGTGCTGCTCTCCACCTCCTCAAACTTCTGCTGGCTCTGTCCCTTGCTGGAATTCAGGgcatttcctcttttcctctgtTTCCATTCAAATTAAGAATTTAACCCACCTTTGGAAGCTGCTCCATAAAAATCCCCAATTCtcagcaggatttggggtggttttttatgtttttcttcgTAGTGCCAGGTCTGTCCCCTCCAAGTGTTGCTGATTTTTAATAAAGATTTCCCAGTGAacttgtggatgccccatcccttgAAGTATCCAGGGAAAagctggatgaggcttggagcaacctgggatagtggaaggtgtcccatggcagggggttggaactaaatgatctttatggtcttttccaacccaaaccattccatgacttcAATTCCATTTTTATTCTCCTACACAAGACATTTTCCTTAGAATGAACTAGAAAATCCTGGgttttttgatttcttttttttcttgttttgtggAATAAAGTCTGGATCAGCTGATTCATCCCATCCCCACTCCACACCCAGGTCAGACAGGTGGGTGATTAATCTGTCCTGCTTTTTTAAGAGGATCCTGGATACTTAAATCCGCAGCcaagctgagctgcaggcaCAGAACCCGCTCCCGACGAGCTGTTAACCTTCAGTCCTTGTGGGAACTCACTTTTTGTGgatatttttccccctccttttcccaggaaaatggcTGTGGATTACTTCCTGCACGACAAGATCTGGTTTGAGAAGTTCAAATACGACGACGCGGAGCGAAGGTTCTACGAACAGATGAACGGCCCCATGGGTGGCCCCTCCCACCAGCAGGTAATTCCCAATCCCAGGAATTCCAGAGTAAGTCAAAGGACATTATTCACCTGGATTTTTGTGGGATTTCCACTCTCAGtgctgttttttcccccaaatcttCCTGGAGCTCTCTAAGCTGTTTTAAGACccatttgttgggtttttttggtttggttttttgtttttcccactGTTTTGTGTGGAATCTGAAGGATGTGATCCCAAGGAACTGGGAGATCAGGTGGCCTTCTGACAGGTGAACCAGTCCCAGCTTCCAGAAGTTATCCATAATTTTTCCAGGCTGCTGGGATCTGTGGGGGCACAGTTTGAGCTGgaaatccccaaacccccagtTTTATTGGCAAAGAGCATCCCTGCCCCCCTTCCATccagggaaaatgctgctttgctTCTATTTTGGAGAAGTCATTTGGGATATTCCAAGGGAATACAAACCTTAAGTTTGAACAGAGGCATCACAGTTGCAAagattttggggggaggggggtggggggatttttttatcCCTCTTTTTGTGCTCCTGGAAATATTCCAGGTGTTCAGTGGAAGACTCTGTTCATGGTACCGGTGAGTTGGGGATGGGAAGGTGGAGGGGGAAGCATGATCCTGCTGAGCTGAAATATTTCCCGCTTCATTATTATCCCAAAATTATTCCTGATCCAAGGTTCAGAGCTTTCCTAACTTCTTCCTGCACCTAACTGCTTGTGCCTTTGGAATGCTGAGTGTTCTGTGCCTCTTTCCAAGTGTTTACAGGAAAGCTTTTTGCTGAAATTACAACTTTTAGGCACATTCCAGCTATTCCTGCTGCCCATCCTGGCTTaggtgctggcacagcacctGGGAGACTGGGAATAAAAGAAATTGGGAGCTCTGGATGAGTGCTGGAAGTAGGTTTTGGAGTGAAAACCTCTTGGAACAGTTCAACTATTTCAAGGCACATCAGGAGCTTCCAGTGAAGGAGTTTGGCCTGGGAGACATGGTTTGAAGGATGTTTGGAGGAATTTATCAGCCACTTCTACCATGGAAAAATGTTCTTAAAACCTCCTTGGAAGCAGCAGGAAGTGGAGCCCACCTGGATGTGTCCAGgctgtttttcctttattttctgtttaactcaggatttgggggtttgtgGGAAATTTCACATCTCAGGTCTTGCTGGTGAGGACTGCAGTCTGGGAAGGGCAAGGAGTGAACAGATCATGGAATTTCCAGGGAGGGAATCTTGAAATACAGGCTAAGGCATGGCAGCAGGAGCATAGATAAAAAATTCTGTGTTCTGGGTCCTGCCTCTCTGGATAGAGCAGAGTCAGGGTTGTCACTTCCTGCCTGAACTCAGGTaataaatatggaaaaatcCTGCCGGGGGCTGGGTTTTTAAGGAGTTCTGGAGTCACTCCAACCTTCTGGCAGCATCCCCAAATTTTCAGGGTAATTATAGGGAATTTAAAAGCTCTTTGACTGGATGATCCTTCTGTACACGTGACCAGGGATTGCCTGATATAGCCCCAGTCCTTATGGCAAAAATCACTGAATCATGGAAAGGAcaattcccacttttcccaatTCCCTCACTCctccttccttttgttttatttttttttaacgtCCTTGatgaattttttcccccatgttttaatatctttttttaaaaaagaaactctTGGTTCTTTCTGCGCTGTTTGCAGGAGAACGGAGCCAGCACGATCCTCCGCGACATTGCCAGAGCCAGGGAGAATATCCAGAAATCGCTGGCCGGAGTGAGTACCCAAGCTCTCACCAGCTGGCTGCctgcattcccattttttctttttatggaaTTCTAATCCCAGAGATCGTTTGGCTTCTTGGTTGGAAGTTAGAGGAGAAGACCAAGGTGTGCAGCGCCGTGTGCCACCAGCTCGGCCCCGTCCCCACACGCTGCTCATCCGCAGTGCTGCCAAAACTGGATTTGAGTTGAAAGAATTCCCTGAATTgggcttttccttcctttttcttttttgtttttgttttggttttttttttttttcctggtgggACGTTCCCATGGGTCTTGACTAACAGGTTCCAACTCACTGAGCGTGTGGCTCTTTTTCAGGATACACTGGGCTGCCACCTTCTCTTCCCTGTTTTGCTTCCAGTTTAGGGGatgtgcaaaaaaaacccaaaaaaaaggtgttttccatCTGCTGCATCCAAGGAATTCAGCTTGGCTACAAGCTCTGAGGCTGGAGCATCCTGGAGGAGCTCAGGAATGTACTTTGTggaggtgtttttgtgctgagtGCAGACaagaccattaaaaaaaaatcttcatttttttaaaagaaaattaaaatactaattAGTGGTTTtatgggaaaggaaaatccatGGAATACAGCCCAGGTGTCTTGATTTCCTGCCTCTGCAGTGGGACTCCCAAAGGAATCTATCCATTATTTGGTCTCACAATTCCCTCTTGGAATGTTTAGCACTCTCAGTTTCTATCTTTGATTAGTCCAATATCAGGGAATAACAAGGAATTCCCCCTTTCCCACGGGGAATATTCCATATTCCTCCTTACACAAGCAGGAAGGAGCCAGACATTTGGGATGAATATAAGGAATCAGGATTTCAGCCAACAGCTTAAGGAAAAATTTTCCTGAACTGGctcattttataaaaaaaaatacggCTTAAAAAGGCCCCCATCCCAAATAGGGTAAAAAGTTCCTTTGGGAGGAACTTCTGGAACTGGGCAAGGGGCAGGGAATCTAAACCCAAATCACCTGGAAGTGCTGCTCATCCTCATCTT
This sequence is a window from Anomalospiza imberbis isolate Cuckoo-Finch-1a 21T00152 chromosome 1, ASM3175350v1, whole genome shotgun sequence. Protein-coding genes within it:
- the EEF1D gene encoding elongation factor 1-delta isoform X1, which translates into the protein MRTRKNPCSVDKAWLEKHRNDEAEREAPEQEAPEAEAINGICHEDSIEGDFKGDAKKARNGKKQRKRKRSPKSKAQDSKLEAILAGMSLEHVWFDKPLYDRAENAYRIKLASSQSWESPETGKMAQESPAMTRSKSNQDIPKAKALPACSHGNLSACHHVVQGVWINKFDFDKAERAFMEKSQFFLPPNILAIPSVHVNSRLGTPDEGYGTALPTPATPGLAPGIPNSPVASVPSLPSSNQQTVNGKPQISNWEVLASEVWLEKPLYDDAEKNFYEKMLDGHPSDKTQRRQRGCPEESKNHNPGKQTGIASTNPQLPDIPKENPTRFFLHKDSESVWLNKVTYDRAESRYFALEVARAAEKTGIQESAAGKPSHPAAPSIPTQEMKKMAVDYFLHDKIWFEKFKYDDAERRFYEQMNGPMGGPSHQQENGASTILRDIARARENIQKSLAGQKTPARSKEAPCARPKKQSGRSASANTTSSGAAGDQNELLSRISHLEVENQNLRSVVSDLQMAIFKLESRLNALEKSSTSHQPSSVPPTQKVEPFSIPSKKVELPAKKAEPAAAEEDEDDDIDLFGSDDEEEDQEAAKVREERLRQYAEKKAKKPGLIAKSSILLDVKPWDDETDMAKMEECVRSIHMDGLVWGASKLVPVGYGIKKLQIQCVVEDEEVGTDILEEEITKFEDYVQSVDIAAFNKI
- the EEF1D gene encoding elongation factor 1-delta isoform X2; this encodes MRTRKNPCSVDKAWLEKHRNDEAEREAPEQEAPEAEAINGICHEDSIEGDFKGDAKKARNGKKQRKRKRSPKSKAQDSKLEAILAGMSLEHVWFDKPLYDRAENAYRIKLASSQSWESPETGKMAQESPAMTRSKSNQDIPKAKALPACSHGNLSACHHVVQGVWINKFDFDKAERAFMEKSQFFLPPNILAIPSVHVNSRLGTPDEGYGTALPTPATPGLAPGIPNSPVASVPSLPSSNQQTVNGKPQISNWEVLASEVWLEKPLYDDAEKNFYEKMLDGHPSDKTQRRQRGCPEESKNHNPGKQTGIASTNPQLPDIPKENPTRFFLHKDSESVWLNKVTYDRAESRYFALEVARAAEKTGIQESAAGKPSHPAAPSIPTQEMKKMAVDYFLHDKIWFEKFKYDDAERRFYEQMNGPMGGPSHQQENGASTILRDIARARENIQKSLAGKTPARSKEAPCARPKKQSGRSASANTTSSGAAGDQNELLSRISHLEVENQNLRSVVSDLQMAIFKLESRLNALEKSSTSHQPSSVPPTQKVEPFSIPSKKVELPAKKAEPAAAEEDEDDDIDLFGSDDEEEDQEAAKVREERLRQYAEKKAKKPGLIAKSSILLDVKPWDDETDMAKMEECVRSIHMDGLVWGASKLVPVGYGIKKLQIQCVVEDEEVGTDILEEEITKFEDYVQSVDIAAFNKI
- the EEF1D gene encoding elongation factor 1-delta isoform X3; its protein translation is MRTRKNPCSVDKAWLEKHRNDEAEREAPEQEAPEAEAINGICHEDSIEGDFKGDAKKARNGKKQRKRKRSPKSKAQDSKLEAILAGMSLEHVWFDKPLYDRAENAYRIKLASSQSWESPETGKMAQESPAMTRSKSNQDIPKAKALPACSHGNLSACHHVVQGVWINKFDFDKAERAFMEKSQFFLPPNILAIPSVHVNSRLGTPDEGYGTALPTPATPGLAPGIPNSPVASVPSLPSSNQQTVNGKPQISNWEVLASEVWLEKPLYDDAEKNFYEKMLDGHPSDKTQRRQRGCPEESKNHNPGKQTGIASTNPQLPDIPKENPTRFFLHKDSESVWLNKVTYDRAESRYFALEVARAAEKTGIQESAAGKPSHPAAPSIPTQEMKKMAVDYFLHDKIWFEKFKYDDAERRFYEQMNGPMGGPSHQQENGASTILRDIARARENIQKSLAGSANTTSSGAAGDQNELLSRISHLEVENQNLRSVVSDLQMAIFKLESRLNALEKSSTSHQPSSVPPTQKVEPFSIPSKKVELPAKKAEPAAAEEDEDDDIDLFGSDDEEEDQEAAKVREERLRQYAEKKAKKPGLIAKSSILLDVKPWDDETDMAKMEECVRSIHMDGLVWGASKLVPVGYGIKKLQIQCVVEDEEVGTDILEEEITKFEDYVQSVDIAAFNKI
- the EEF1D gene encoding elongation factor 1-delta isoform X5 — encoded protein: MRTRKNPCSVDKAWLEKHRNDEAEREAPEQEAPEAEAINGICHEDSIEGDFKGDAKKARNGKKQRKRKRSPKSKAQDSKLEAILAGMSLEHVWFDKPLYDRAENAYRIKLASSQSWESPETGKMAQESPAMTRSKSNQDIPKAKALPACSHGNLSACHHVVQGVWINKFDFDKAERAFMEKSQFFLPPNILAIPSVHVNSRLGTPDEGYGTALPTPATPGLAPGIPNSPVASVPSLPSSNQQTVNGKPQISNWEVLASEVWLEKPLYDDAEKNFYEKMLDGHPSDKTQRRQRGCPEESKNHNPGKQTGIASTNPQLPDIPKENPTRFFLHKDSESVWLNKVTYDRAESRYFALEVARAAEKTGIQESAAGKPSHPAAPSIPTQEMKKMAVDYFLHDKIWFEKFKYDDAERRFYEQMNGPMGGPSHQQSANTTSSGAAGDQNELLSRISHLEVENQNLRSVVSDLQMAIFKLESRLNALEKSSTSHQPSSVPPTQKVEPFSIPSKKVELPAKKAEPAAAEEDEDDDIDLFGSDDEEEDQEAAKVREERLRQYAEKKAKKPGLIAKSSILLDVKPWDDETDMAKMEECVRSIHMDGLVWGASKLVPVGYGIKKLQIQCVVEDEEVGTDILEEEITKFEDYVQSVDIAAFNKI
- the EEF1D gene encoding elongation factor 1-delta isoform X4, giving the protein MRTRKNPCSVDKAWLEKHRNDEAEREAPEQEAPEAEAINGICHEDSIEGDFKGDAKKARNGKKQRKRKRSPKSKAQDSKLEAILAGMSLEHVWFDKPLYDRAENAYRIKLASSQSWESPETGKMAQESPAMTRSKSNQDIPKAKALPACSHGNLSACHHVVQGVWINKFDFDKAERAFMEKSQFFLPPNILAIPSVHVNSRLGTPDEGYGTALPTPATPGLAPGIPNSPVASVPSLPSSNQQTVNGKPQISNWEVLASEVWLEKPLYDDAEKNFYEKMLDGHPSDKTQRRQRGCPEESKNHNPGKQTGIASTNPQLPDIPKENPTRFFLHKDSESVWLNKVTYDRAESRYFALEVARAAEKTGIQESAAGKPSHPAAPSIPTQEMKKMAVDYFLHDKIWFEKFKYDDAERRFYEQMNGPMGGPSHQQQKTPARSKEAPCARPKKQSGRSASANTTSSGAAGDQNELLSRISHLEVENQNLRSVVSDLQMAIFKLESRLNALEKSSTSHQPSSVPPTQKVEPFSIPSKKVELPAKKAEPAAAEEDEDDDIDLFGSDDEEEDQEAAKVREERLRQYAEKKAKKPGLIAKSSILLDVKPWDDETDMAKMEECVRSIHMDGLVWGASKLVPVGYGIKKLQIQCVVEDEEVGTDILEEEITKFEDYVQSVDIAAFNKI